A window of Methylomonas sp. 11b genomic DNA:
TCATCACGCTGTGCCACTTCCACCATTTTGTCGAGAATATGCTTGGGCGTGGGTTGGTCCGGATTCCCCATCCCAAAGTCGATGACATCTTCGCCCTCCGCTCGGGCTTTGGCTTTCAGCTCGTTGACGATATTAAAAACATACGGCGGCAGGCGGCTAATGCGATGAAATTCTTCCATTAATGACTCTTGAGATTCTGAATTTTAAAGACGGCTTCTAAAAGAAAGCCGGCTAAGGTACTGTTGTTGCAGGGCAATGTCAATTTCGGTGCAGCGGAGCGCGTCCGAAAATGCTGATCGAGCGGAATTTAGGGTTGCACAGCAGTAGTTGACGGGATTTGAGCAGTATCCGCACTCTGCTGATGCAGATAAGAACCGCCGACTAGAAAAGTCAGCACCAATAGATACAAAACTGCGGCAATATTTTTAACTTTCTTGCTGTCGTCGTGACGCTGGTTGTTCATGAATTAAAGTCTCGTGAATATATAGGCTGTTACCGCAATTGTAACGCTTGCGCAATCAACTTAGAATGAAAAGCTCGAACTAAGCGCTCGGCCAAACAATGACCGCCGTCCGCAACCGCGATTTACCAAAACAGGACATGCGATCAAAATCCTCGCGGGCAATCGGAATAAACTGGCAATCCAGCTCACTCTGCCGGCCATCGTCCGGGTCGGAATCATGCATATACAAACAATCCTTATCAAAGCCACTCATCACTACCCAATGCGGGGCTTTTTTGCGATCCATCGAAAAGGTACTGATCAAGATTAAAGGTATAGCCCCGGCTTCGAAGGCGGCTATCAAATCGTTTTGCGTAATGTTGGCGTAATGTATCGCCACGCCCTGCTCCGCCGCTTCGCGCTTGAAGCAGGTATCGACCAACTCGACAATTTGCTTTTTATCCTCGCTACGCACGCTATCGATAAACAAGGAGCCGGTTTGATTGATCCAGACTTCCACTGAGAACCTTCGACGCTTGGCCGCCAGCGCCAAACCTATCGGATGGCAACCGCCGTGCCCGGAGGTCATAAAAATCGTCGTCGCTTCGCGCCATAACTCGATTTCCTGTTCGCGCGACGGCAAATAACTTTTATTTAAGGCGTGCATCGCCATCATTAAGGCCGCCGGGCCGCAGGTAAACGGCGTGGTTTGCCGCAGCCAATGCACCGAGCGATGCTGAGGCGTATCGCGGTAACGGCGAATGCGTTTTTGGTAACGC
This region includes:
- a CDS encoding GNAT family N-acetyltransferase/peptidase C39 family protein yields the protein MTALPALANQLAVRPAQSTDLEGLVALENASFATDKLSRRSFRHWLSSDHRALLLAEWAGLVAGYILIIYHPGTRLARIYSLAVAPQLRGNGIAKTLMLAGEQAARDDGRLYLRLEVSVDNTPAIRLYEALGFQKFGLYRDYYQDHKDALRYQKRIRRYRDTPQHRSVHWLRQTTPFTCGPAALMMAMHALNKSYLPSREQEIELWREATTIFMTSGHGGCHPIGLALAAKRRRFSVEVWINQTGSLFIDSVRSEDKKQIVELVDTCFKREAAEQGVAIHYANITQNDLIAAFEAGAIPLILISTFSMDRKKAPHWVVMSGFDKDCLYMHDSDPDDGRQSELDCQFIPIAREDFDRMSCFGKSRLRTAVIVWPSA